Genomic window (Streptomyces yatensis):
CGTGTCCTCCTCCAGCTTCTGGATGGCGGCCTCGACGGACTCCTGCCGGCGCCCGTTGACGGCGACACGGGCGCCCGCCCGCGCCAGCCCGGCGGCGATGGCGAATCCGATGCCCTGCGTGGAGCCGGTGACCAGGGCGGTCTTACCGGAAAGGTCGATCTGCACGGAGCTCCTTCGTCGATGCCTGATTACTTGCGTGCGCCTTTAGTTGCACACGCGCCATACTAGCGTAGCCCGCTGCGACGACGGCCGTGGCCGCTCAGGACCCATGACGGACCTCGATGCTCAGGACCCATGGCGGACCTCGACGCTCAGGACCCATGGCGGACCTCGATCTGCCCCCGCAGCCTCGGATCGCGTGAGGAGGAGCCCACCTCCACGGTCCGGCGCCCGGTGCCCAGTACCCATCCATGGCGTTCGGAGTCCCATGCGGACAGCGTCCGCGCGGCCACCCGCACCGTCACCTTCCGCGCCTGGCCGGGCCGCAGATGGACCCGCCGGAAGCCCGCCAGCGCCCGCTCGGCCTGGTCGAGCGGCAGATCGGGCGAGGGCCCCACATACACCTGCGCCACCTCCGCCCCGGCCCGCCGCCCGGTGTTGCGCACGGTGAAGACCGCCTCCAGCCCGCTTCCGCGGCGTCGCAGCCGCAGCCCCGCATAGCCGAAGGTGGTGTACGACAGGCCGTGGCCGAAGGGGAAGAGCGGCCGCACGCCCTCGGCGTCGTACCAGCGATAGCCGACCCGGATGCCCTCGGAGTACTCCGCACGGCCGTTCACCCCGGGGTAGCGCCGGGGGTAACCGGCCATCGGGTGGCGGTCGTCGGAGACGGGGAAGGACTGGGTGAGCCGCCCGCCGGGGTTGGCGTCGCCGAAGAGCAGGGCGGTGGTGGCGGCGGCGCCCTCCTGGCCCGGGTAGTACATCTGGAGGACGGCGCCGGTGCGGTCCAGCCAGGGCATCGAGGTGCACGAGGAGGTGTTGAGGACCACGGTGGTGCGCGGGTTGGCCCGGGTGACGGCGGCGATCAGCGCGTTCTGATGGCCGGGGAGGGCGATGGTGGTGCGGTCCCTGCCCTCGGTGGCGTCCTCGTGGGCGAAGAGCACCACACTGTGCGCGGCGCGGGCGGCGCGCACGGCCTTGTCGACATCGGCGGCGCGCGTGGCCGAGGTGGTGCGGCGCAGCCGGAAGGTCAGCCCCTCCCCGCCGCCCTTGGCGGTGACCTTCAGCCGGTGCTTCCCCGCCGTCAGCGCGACGGCCGCCCGGCGCACGGCGAGCCCGTCCGGGGCGGCGCTGAGGAAGCCACCGGTGAAGTACTCGCCCAGGCCGGGCCGGAACGGGAACAGTTCCTCGCCGTCCAGCAGGACCTTCGGGCGGCCGGCGGGCGGGCCGCTGAAGTGCAGGACGAACGTCCACTCATCGGCCTCGGTGACGGTGAGGGTGCCGTCGTAGCTCCAAGTCTTCCCCGCCGCCACCTTCCGCTCCTCCAGCCCGGTGGCCGGGGAGAGCGCGGCGGTGGGGAGCTTCTTGCCGAACACGTCCTCGCCCAGGGCGTACGCCACCCGGGCCCCCTTCCCGGCGCGCTCGCGCATCGCCTCCAGCGGGCTCGCGGCATGGTCGGGGACCACATGGGCGCTGCCGCCGCCACTGAGGAAGGGGATGGAGCCGGCCGGACCGACGACGGCGATCGACCGGGCGGCGGGCCCGGTCAGCGGCAGTGTGCCGCGCTCATTGCGCAGCAGGACACCGCCCGCCGTCGCGACCTTCAGCGCGATGCGCGCGCCGGCACCGGGGTCCCGGCCCGGCCGTGGCGGGGCGTTGCCGTCCAGCAGGCCGAAGCGGTCCATGAGGGTCAGGACGCGGCCGACCGCGCGGTCCACCTCGGCCTCCGGTACGGTTCCGTCGGCCACCGACCTGAGCAGGGCGGCGCCGAAGTACTTGCCG
Coding sequences:
- a CDS encoding beta-glucosidase family protein, which codes for MPGALSRRSALSFLGGAMAVAATGGSGWPAAAAAPVSGPGSAPGPASGPASRVDTLIGRMTLEEKVSLLHGAKDPHSLGQAGYTPGVPRLGIPPLRLADGPAGVRVTRRATALPAPVLLASAFDPALAREYGRTIGREGRALGQDVLLSPMVNLIRTPYAGRNFETFGEDPLLASELVAEEVRGIQGEGLIATVKHFALNNQEHERESIDVIVDERTMRETELPGFEAAVRAGAGAVMGAYNKVNGAFACESEPLLTGVLREDWGFDGWVMTDWHAAHSTAAALGAGLDMEMPDGKYFGAALLRSVADGTVPEAEVDRAVGRVLTLMDRFGLLDGNAPPRPGRDPGAGARIALKVATAGGVLLRNERGTLPLTGPAARSIAVVGPAGSIPFLSGGGSAHVVPDHAASPLEAMRERAGKGARVAYALGEDVFGKKLPTAALSPATGLEERKVAAGKTWSYDGTLTVTEADEWTFVLHFSGPPAGRPKVLLDGEELFPFRPGLGEYFTGGFLSAAPDGLAVRRAAVALTAGKHRLKVTAKGGGEGLTFRLRRTTSATRAADVDKAVRAARAAHSVVLFAHEDATEGRDRTTIALPGHQNALIAAVTRANPRTTVVLNTSSCTSMPWLDRTGAVLQMYYPGQEGAAATTALLFGDANPGGRLTQSFPVSDDRHPMAGYPRRYPGVNGRAEYSEGIRVGYRWYDAEGVRPLFPFGHGLSYTTFGYAGLRLRRRGSGLEAVFTVRNTGRRAGAEVAQVYVGPSPDLPLDQAERALAGFRRVHLRPGQARKVTVRVAARTLSAWDSERHGWVLGTGRRTVEVGSSSRDPRLRGQIEVRHGS